A genomic stretch from Burkholderia pyrrocinia includes:
- the atpE gene encoding F0F1 ATP synthase subunit C, with product MQAYIANIQGLTAIGIGIIIGLGAIGACIGIALMGGKYIEACARQPELINPLQTKMFLLAGLIDAAFLIGVGVAMLFAFANPLLSKLAG from the coding sequence ATGCAAGCTTACATCGCCAACATCCAGGGTCTGACCGCCATCGGTATCGGCATCATCATCGGCCTGGGTGCAATCGGCGCCTGTATCGGTATCGCGCTGATGGGTGGCAAGTACATTGAAGCCTGCGCACGTCAGCCGGAACTCATCAACCCGCTGCAAACGAAGATGTTCCTGCTGGCTGGTCTGATCGACGCTGCATTCCTGATCGGCGTTGGTGTCGCAATGCTGTTCGCGTTCGCGAACCCGCTCCTGTCGAAGCTCGCAGGCTAA
- a CDS encoding F0F1 ATP synthase subunit B has protein sequence MNLNATLFAQMVVFLVLAWFTMKFVWPPLINALDERSKKIADGLAAAEKGKAELDAAHKRVDQELAQARNDGQQRIADAEKRAQAVAEEIKANAQAEAARIVAQAKAEAEQQIVKAREALRGEVASLAVKGAEQILKREVDQTAHAQLLNQLKAEL, from the coding sequence GTGAATCTCAACGCAACTCTGTTTGCGCAAATGGTCGTGTTCCTGGTCCTCGCGTGGTTCACGATGAAGTTCGTGTGGCCGCCGTTGATCAACGCCCTCGACGAACGTTCGAAGAAGATCGCCGACGGCCTCGCCGCCGCGGAGAAGGGCAAGGCGGAACTCGACGCAGCGCACAAGCGCGTGGACCAGGAACTCGCGCAGGCCCGCAACGACGGCCAGCAGCGCATCGCCGACGCTGAAAAGCGTGCCCAGGCGGTCGCCGAGGAAATCAAGGCCAACGCCCAGGCTGAAGCCGCCCGCATCGTCGCCCAGGCGAAGGCGGAAGCAGAACAGCAAATCGTGAAGGCGCGCGAAGCGCTGCGTGGCGAAGTCGCCTCGCTGGCCGTGAAGGGCGCCGAGCAGATCCTGAAGCGCGAAGTCGATCAAACGGCCCACGCCCAACTGCTGAATCAACTGAAAGCCGAGCTCTGA
- a CDS encoding F0F1 ATP synthase subunit delta — translation MAELATIARPYAEALFRVAEGGDIAAWSTLVQELAQVARLPEVLSVASSPKVTRTQVAELLLAAVKSPLVAGAEAKNFVQMLVDNHRIALLPEIAEQFEALKNEREGAADAEIVSAFPLNGADLESLVSGLERKFKRKLKPTVEVDSSLIGGVRVTVGDEVLDTSVRARLASMQAALTA, via the coding sequence ATGGCCGAACTTGCAACCATCGCCCGCCCTTACGCAGAAGCGCTGTTCCGCGTGGCCGAGGGCGGTGACATCGCCGCCTGGTCCACGCTCGTGCAAGAGCTGGCCCAGGTTGCGCGTCTGCCGGAAGTACTGTCGGTCGCGTCGAGCCCGAAGGTGACGCGCACGCAAGTAGCCGAGCTGCTGCTTGCTGCGGTGAAGTCGCCGCTCGTGGCCGGCGCCGAAGCGAAGAACTTCGTGCAGATGCTGGTCGACAATCATCGCATCGCGCTGCTGCCGGAAATTGCCGAGCAGTTCGAGGCGCTCAAGAACGAACGTGAAGGTGCTGCCGACGCCGAGATCGTGAGCGCGTTCCCGCTGAACGGCGCGGATCTCGAAAGTCTCGTCTCGGGCCTCGAACGCAAGTTCAAGCGCAAGCTGAAACCGACGGTCGAAGTCGATTCGTCGCTGATCGGCGGCGTGCGCGTGACGGTCGGCGACGAAGTGCTCGACACCTCGGTTCGCGCGCGCCTCGCATCGATGCAGGCTGCCTTGACCGCCTGA